Proteins from one Shewanella pealeana ATCC 700345 genomic window:
- the holB gene encoding DNA polymerase III subunit delta', which yields MTALPWLQPTLDKFSEQLKTARVGHAYLVGMDAGYGGESLVLELAKMSLCHQLGQGGACGFCKACQLIEANNHPDLYLVEAEGAQIKVDQIRELCQKLTTTSQQGGRRVAVILNSERLNQASGNALLKTLEEPGKDTILLLQTNAPSRLIATISSRCQRLRVELPNKMQVKQWLKEQLTTQDDPSWCLPVVGGPMAVLSAIETERYKTLIDYRKGWTQSLSSGHLCASLINVNEKQVSDALKVLYLVLHRALVKQQDSDPLTRVKIANFSAKVMQLETRLSVMPTVNTLALFGGLTIEYNQLINQ from the coding sequence ATGACGGCGCTTCCTTGGCTGCAACCCACACTGGATAAATTCTCTGAACAGCTCAAGACCGCTAGAGTTGGTCATGCCTATCTTGTTGGTATGGATGCGGGCTATGGCGGAGAGTCATTAGTACTCGAGTTAGCCAAAATGTCGCTCTGTCATCAGCTTGGACAAGGTGGCGCTTGTGGATTTTGTAAGGCTTGCCAACTGATAGAAGCCAACAATCACCCGGATCTCTACCTGGTGGAGGCCGAAGGTGCACAGATTAAGGTCGACCAGATCCGTGAGCTTTGTCAAAAGCTGACGACAACATCTCAACAAGGTGGTAGACGAGTCGCGGTCATTTTAAATAGTGAACGCTTAAATCAGGCATCAGGGAATGCCTTACTTAAGACACTCGAAGAGCCTGGAAAGGATACAATTTTGCTCTTACAGACGAATGCACCTAGTCGATTAATCGCGACTATTAGTAGTCGTTGCCAAAGGTTGCGTGTTGAACTGCCAAACAAAATGCAAGTTAAGCAGTGGCTTAAAGAGCAGTTGACCACGCAAGATGACCCATCTTGGTGTTTACCCGTTGTTGGCGGGCCGATGGCTGTGTTATCTGCCATTGAAACTGAGCGATATAAAACCCTGATAGATTACAGAAAAGGCTGGACACAAAGTTTGTCGTCGGGTCATCTGTGTGCTAGTTTAATAAATGTTAATGAAAAGCAAGTTTCTGATGCTCTTAAGGTTTTATACTTAGTATTGCATCGAGCTTTAGTTAAACAACAAGATAGCGATCCCCTCACTCGGGTCAAGATTGCTAATTTTTCCGCGAAAGTGATGCAGTTAGAAACGCGTTTATCTGTGATGCCAACGGTCAATACGTTAGCGTTATTTGGCGGGCTAACCATTGAGTATAATCAGCTAATCAACCAATAG
- the mltG gene encoding endolytic transglycosylase MltG produces MKKAIIGLLATFFTLLTLGAIGAYWGYNTLQAYGEEPINITASQELNIKRGTSFNQFIATLESEQLIDEGWKLKWLVRLKPELANIRSGLYDVTPNDTLNSLLDKVISGKEKSFGVTLLEGQTIKEWRQELAQQQRLTQEEDVFNQVLLANGDESGLPEGKFFPDTYHYRAGSSDKALLNESYLKMQLELDKAWQGRQKDLPLKSAYELLILASIIEKETGKASERPWIAAVFVNRLRKGMRLQTDPTVIYGMGDRYKGNITRKDLRETTAFNTYRINGMPPTPIAAPSLAAIQAAAHPADVNYIYFVSRNDGSHVFSRTLNEHNRAVNKYQRNR; encoded by the coding sequence ATGAAAAAAGCAATAATAGGTCTTCTCGCAACATTTTTTACGCTATTAACTTTGGGCGCTATAGGCGCATATTGGGGATATAACACGCTGCAAGCCTATGGTGAAGAACCGATTAACATAACGGCTTCTCAGGAGCTAAATATCAAGCGTGGTACCAGCTTTAATCAGTTTATTGCGACTTTAGAATCCGAGCAGTTAATCGATGAAGGCTGGAAACTTAAGTGGTTGGTTCGACTTAAGCCAGAACTCGCCAATATTCGTTCAGGTCTTTATGATGTAACACCAAATGATACGCTTAATAGTCTGCTCGACAAAGTCATAAGCGGCAAAGAGAAATCATTTGGGGTGACGCTATTAGAGGGGCAAACAATCAAAGAATGGCGTCAGGAGCTTGCTCAGCAACAAAGGCTCACTCAAGAAGAAGATGTGTTTAATCAAGTGTTGCTTGCCAATGGCGATGAGTCTGGGCTGCCTGAAGGAAAATTCTTCCCGGATACTTATCACTACCGTGCGGGGAGTAGCGATAAAGCCTTACTGAACGAAAGCTACTTAAAGATGCAACTTGAACTTGATAAAGCCTGGCAGGGGCGTCAAAAAGACTTACCGCTAAAGTCGGCTTATGAGCTACTCATTTTAGCGTCAATTATCGAGAAAGAGACCGGAAAAGCGAGTGAGCGTCCATGGATCGCGGCGGTTTTTGTAAACCGCTTGCGTAAAGGGATGCGCCTGCAAACCGATCCTACGGTGATCTATGGTATGGGTGATAGATACAAAGGTAATATAACCCGCAAAGATCTGCGTGAAACCACAGCCTTTAATACTTACAGAATTAATGGAATGCCACCAACGCCTATTGCCGCGCCGAGTCTAGCGGCGATTCAGGCCGCCGCACATCCTGCGGATGTAAATTATATTTATTTCGTCTCACGAAATGATGGTAGCCATGTCTTTTCAAGAACACTGAACGAGCATAATCGTGCAGTGAACAAATATCAGAGAAATCGATGA
- the pabC gene encoding aminodeoxychorismate lyase, producing MTQVWVDGQPDSHVNPLDRGLAYGDGLFATMRVHQGKIQFLASHLERLTQGAYRLGFCWHPSDKLQLQLRTLAEDNPNSCIKILLTRGVGGRGYAATVVRHNPAVILEAGNVQQSQAITAPSSQVAAALNTTEIVSLHSLPIHYQNWQQQGVSLALSEVRLGRQAKLAGIKHCNRLEQVIIKSVDLPEDIQDWLVLDSDDNIVGSSMANIFFVLDKTIITPRQSFAGVAGMMREQVINQLLQMEYQVEVTDFHHSMLSTAKHVFMTNSLFGLVDVLAIADMRFSRASLTLKIREQLSLTL from the coding sequence ATGACACAGGTTTGGGTAGATGGACAGCCCGATAGTCATGTTAATCCCCTTGACCGGGGGTTAGCTTATGGTGACGGTTTATTCGCAACCATGCGAGTACATCAGGGAAAAATACAATTCTTAGCATCACATCTTGAGCGACTGACACAAGGCGCATATCGACTTGGGTTTTGCTGGCATCCATCTGACAAACTTCAGCTGCAACTACGCACATTAGCCGAAGATAACCCTAATTCTTGCATCAAAATATTACTGACGCGTGGAGTAGGCGGGCGAGGCTACGCTGCTACTGTTGTTAGACATAACCCTGCAGTAATCCTTGAAGCTGGCAATGTACAGCAAAGCCAAGCAATAACAGCGCCGAGCTCGCAAGTCGCTGCAGCATTAAATACCACAGAGATTGTGTCGCTGCATAGTTTACCGATCCATTATCAAAATTGGCAGCAGCAGGGGGTAAGCCTAGCCCTTTCTGAAGTCAGATTAGGTAGGCAAGCTAAGCTTGCTGGTATCAAGCATTGTAATCGCTTAGAGCAGGTAATCATTAAGTCTGTAGACTTGCCTGAGGATATCCAAGACTGGCTGGTCTTGGACTCTGATGACAATATCGTTGGATCCTCGATGGCTAATATTTTCTTTGTCTTAGACAAAACAATTATTACACCTCGGCAGAGTTTCGCCGGGGTAGCAGGTATGATGCGCGAACAAGTTATCAATCAATTATTACAGATGGAGTATCAAGTCGAGGTCACCGACTTCCATCACAGTATGTTAAGTACCGCAAAGCATGTATTTATGACCAATAGCCTATTTGGGCTTGTCGATGTGTTGGCTATCGCAGATATGCGTTTTAGCCGTGCATCTTTGACTTTAAAGATAAGAGAACAACTCAGTCTGACATTATGA
- the metG gene encoding methionine--tRNA ligase — protein MANSQRKILVTSALPYANGPIHLGHMLEYIQTDIWSRFQKLRGHECHYICADDAHGTPIMLKAQQLGMTPEDMIAQVQKEHEKDFADFNIQFDNFHSTHSDENRELASEIYIKLRDAGYIKTKTISQLFDPEKSMFLPDRFVKGTCPRCKSEDQYGDNCDNCGATYSTTDLIDPKSAVSGATPVMKDTEHFFFDLPSFEGMLKEWINSGSLQQEMANKLGEWFEQGLQQWDISRDAPYFGFEIPDAPGKFFYVWLDAPIGYMGSFKNLCNKRDDLNFDDFWSKDSTAEVYHFIGKDIVYFHSLFWPAMLEGAGLRKPTSVYAHGYVTVNGAKMSKSKGTFIKARTYLDNLDPEYLRYYYAAKLSSRIDDLDLNLEDFAQRVNSDLVGKLVNLASRTAGFISKRFDGKLAKIADTSLTESFLAKQETIANFYETREFGKAMREVMTLADIANAYVADSAPWQLIKDDAKQEEAHQVCTNALNLFRILVTYLKPVLPKLAQDVEAFLQMELTWDNLDVDLAGHEIAKFKALMQRVEMKSIEAIIEASKENLQVTAEPEVKKQDKTPLEQDPISEEISFEDFAKIDLRIARIAKAEHVKEANKLLRLELDLGGETKQVFAGIKSAYAPEDLEGKLTVMVANLAPRQMRFGVSEGMVLAAGPGGKDLWIMEPHEGAQPGMKVK, from the coding sequence ATGGCAAATTCACAACGTAAAATCCTAGTCACAAGTGCACTTCCGTACGCTAACGGTCCAATCCATTTGGGTCATATGCTTGAGTATATTCAAACTGATATTTGGTCACGTTTCCAAAAACTACGTGGGCATGAATGTCACTATATCTGCGCTGACGATGCTCACGGCACGCCAATCATGCTTAAAGCACAGCAGCTGGGTATGACTCCTGAAGATATGATCGCTCAAGTTCAAAAAGAACATGAGAAGGATTTTGCTGACTTCAATATCCAGTTTGATAATTTCCACAGCACTCACAGTGATGAAAACCGTGAGCTAGCGAGCGAGATCTATATCAAGCTACGCGATGCTGGCTATATCAAGACCAAGACGATTTCTCAGCTATTCGACCCAGAAAAGTCGATGTTCCTTCCTGACCGTTTTGTTAAGGGCACTTGCCCACGTTGTAAGTCTGAAGATCAATATGGTGATAACTGCGACAACTGCGGTGCAACCTACAGCACGACCGATCTGATTGATCCAAAATCAGCGGTATCTGGCGCAACACCGGTAATGAAAGATACAGAGCATTTCTTCTTTGACCTTCCTTCTTTCGAAGGCATGCTTAAAGAGTGGATTAACTCAGGTTCTTTGCAGCAAGAAATGGCTAACAAGCTAGGCGAGTGGTTCGAGCAAGGCCTACAGCAGTGGGATATCTCACGCGATGCGCCATACTTTGGTTTTGAGATCCCAGATGCACCAGGTAAGTTCTTCTACGTTTGGTTAGACGCGCCTATCGGCTACATGGGCTCATTTAAGAACCTATGTAACAAGCGTGACGATCTAAACTTTGATGATTTCTGGAGCAAAGATTCAACTGCCGAAGTTTATCACTTCATCGGTAAAGATATCGTTTACTTCCACAGTCTATTCTGGCCAGCAATGCTTGAAGGCGCTGGCTTACGTAAGCCAACCAGTGTTTATGCACACGGTTATGTCACGGTTAACGGCGCTAAGATGTCAAAGTCTAAAGGCACCTTTATTAAGGCTCGTACATACCTTGATAACCTAGATCCTGAATACCTACGTTATTACTACGCTGCCAAGCTGAGTAGCAGAATTGATGACCTTGACTTAAACCTTGAAGACTTCGCTCAGCGTGTAAACTCTGATCTTGTTGGTAAGTTAGTCAACCTAGCCTCACGTACAGCTGGCTTTATCAGCAAACGTTTTGATGGCAAGTTAGCAAAAATCGCAGACACTAGCCTGACAGAAAGCTTCTTAGCTAAACAAGAAACTATTGCTAACTTCTACGAGACTCGTGAATTCGGCAAAGCAATGCGTGAAGTGATGACACTTGCAGACATCGCTAACGCCTATGTTGCAGACTCGGCACCTTGGCAGTTAATTAAAGATGACGCTAAGCAAGAAGAAGCGCACCAAGTATGCACTAATGCACTTAACCTGTTCCGCATCTTGGTGACCTATCTTAAGCCAGTACTACCTAAGCTTGCACAAGATGTTGAAGCCTTCCTACAGATGGAACTAACCTGGGACAACCTAGACGTTGATCTAGCAGGCCATGAAATCGCTAAATTCAAGGCGTTAATGCAGCGTGTTGAAATGAAGAGCATCGAAGCCATTATTGAAGCCTCTAAAGAGAACCTTCAAGTGACTGCTGAGCCTGAAGTTAAAAAGCAAGATAAGACACCGCTTGAGCAAGACCCGATTAGCGAGGAGATCAGTTTCGAAGATTTCGCTAAGATCGATCTGCGCATCGCACGTATCGCCAAGGCTGAACACGTTAAAGAAGCCAATAAACTTCTACGTCTTGAGCTTGATTTAGGCGGCGAAACCAAGCAAGTGTTTGCAGGTATTAAGTCGGCCTATGCTCCTGAAGATCTCGAAGGTAAACTTACTGTTATGGTAGCAAACCTAGCACCGCGCCAGATGCGCTTCGGTGTATCAGAAGGCATGGTATTGGCCGCAGGCCCTGGTGGAAAAGATCTGTGGATCATGGAGCCACACGAAGGTGCCC
- the tmk gene encoding dTMP kinase, producing MNTPVTAAQSAKFIVIEGLEGAGKSSAIALVRDFIEKHTGKAPICTREPGGTPLAEQMRDLVKIANESDPLCDEAECLLFYAARAQLVANVIKPALANGEWVLGDRHNLSSLAYQGGGRKLMPLVSAISDATLKGFKPDLTLYLDIDPKLGLERAARRGELDRIEQQEIEFFKRTRATFLSFADADESIKIVDASQSMAEVHKDIIALLQEQSW from the coding sequence ATGAATACACCAGTAACAGCAGCGCAATCAGCCAAATTTATCGTTATCGAAGGGCTAGAAGGGGCAGGCAAGTCAAGCGCGATAGCCCTTGTTCGAGACTTTATTGAAAAGCATACTGGTAAAGCACCAATTTGCACCCGTGAGCCAGGTGGTACACCGCTCGCCGAGCAGATGCGCGATTTGGTGAAAATTGCTAACGAATCAGACCCTCTTTGCGATGAAGCCGAATGCCTACTCTTTTATGCGGCGAGAGCGCAACTGGTTGCTAACGTGATTAAACCAGCTTTAGCGAACGGCGAGTGGGTGTTAGGCGATAGACATAACTTGTCTTCTCTCGCCTATCAAGGTGGGGGGCGTAAACTGATGCCTTTGGTATCGGCGATTAGCGATGCCACGTTAAAAGGTTTCAAGCCTGATTTAACACTCTATCTCGATATAGACCCTAAGCTGGGTCTCGAGCGTGCGGCTCGCCGGGGTGAGCTGGATCGTATTGAGCAACAAGAAATCGAATTTTTTAAACGTACTAGGGCGACTTTCTTGTCGTTCGCCGATGCCGATGAGTCTATTAAAATCGTCGATGCCAGCCAGAGTATGGCTGAAGTTCATAAAGATATTATTGCTCTTCTTCAAGAGCAGAGTTGGTAA
- the udk gene encoding uridine kinase, translated as MNSKDCVVIGIAGASASGKSLIAKTIYEELCRDLGTDQIGVIAEDAYYRDQGHLSMDQRVLTNYDHPKALDHELLCSHLRELKAGNAVDIPVYSYTEHTRTDEKVTLTPKKVIILEGILLLTDPALRKEMDASVFMDTPLDICFMRRLSRDVAERGRTMQSVMSQYTETVRPMFLQFIEPSKQYADIIVPRGGKNRIATDILKARIQHLLA; from the coding sequence ATGAATTCTAAAGATTGTGTTGTTATTGGTATTGCGGGTGCTTCTGCATCGGGTAAGAGTCTTATCGCGAAAACGATTTATGAAGAACTCTGTCGTGACTTAGGTACAGATCAAATTGGCGTGATTGCAGAAGATGCATATTATCGCGACCAAGGTCACCTATCGATGGACCAACGTGTTTTGACAAACTATGACCACCCTAAAGCTTTGGACCACGAGTTATTATGTAGCCACTTGCGTGAGCTTAAAGCGGGCAATGCTGTCGACATTCCTGTCTATAGCTATACAGAACACACTCGCACTGACGAGAAAGTGACCCTGACTCCTAAAAAGGTCATTATTCTTGAAGGGATCTTGTTACTTACCGATCCTGCTTTGCGTAAAGAGATGGATGCGTCTGTATTTATGGACACACCGCTCGATATCTGCTTTATGCGCAGACTTTCTCGTGATGTGGCTGAGCGAGGCCGAACCATGCAGTCGGTAATGTCACAGTACACTGAGACCGTTCGCCCAATGTTTTTGCAGTTCATTGAGCCATCAAAGCAGTACGCAGATATCATTGTCCCGCGCGGTGGTAAAAACCGTATCGCAACGGATATTTTAAAGGCGCGAATTCAGCACCTTTTAGCATAA
- a CDS encoding PilZ domain-containing protein produces MTNLVVKFESLQQLYRAYMPFIKPIGMFVSCSQSFALGQELMISYQLPGSTQAHDFKGSVIWINPLGASGGRPAGIGVKILTEPDFHKHQIEQLLSGELASGDLTCTM; encoded by the coding sequence ATGACTAATCTTGTTGTCAAATTCGAATCTTTGCAGCAACTCTATCGAGCTTATATGCCGTTTATTAAGCCTATCGGTATGTTTGTAAGCTGTAGTCAAAGCTTCGCACTTGGCCAAGAGTTAATGATTTCTTATCAGTTACCTGGCTCGACTCAAGCTCACGATTTCAAAGGTTCGGTGATCTGGATTAACCCACTTGGAGCGTCTGGCGGGCGACCTGCCGGAATAGGGGTGAAAATTTTAACTGAACCTGACTTCCATAAACATCAGATCGAGCAATTGCTTTCCGGTGAGCTTGCCTCCGGCGATTTGACCTGCACCATGTAG
- the apbC gene encoding iron-sulfur cluster carrier protein ApbC, producing MSSTHPNYHLSDDLLSPVLAILDTFQDSYLNKSLLSAGMVTKLAIEGKRLQLGLCYSYPCQTQYRDIVMAVTKELAVLDAIDEVECEIDFQPDTVSAISAVEPLPNIKQVIAVASGKGGVGKSTTAVNLALALAAEGASVGILDADIYGPSIPMMLGVEDFKPVSPDGKIMTFAPAHGIAAQSIGFMLDGDQAAVWRGPMAAGALVQLLTETEWPELDYLVIDMPPGTGDIQLTLSQKVPVSGAVIVTTPQDIALADAKKGVNMFQKVNIPVLGIVENMSFHLCPECGHKDHPFGAEGGQKMATRYNVPLLGQLPLQLNIREDVDKGVPTVVADEASQVAGIYREIARKVGAQLALCQAQPKVSISMSDDE from the coding sequence TTGTCTTCAACACATCCAAATTATCATCTTAGTGATGATCTTCTTAGTCCTGTATTGGCGATTCTAGATACGTTTCAAGACTCGTATCTGAATAAGAGCCTATTAAGCGCTGGTATGGTTACTAAGCTTGCGATTGAAGGGAAGCGACTACAGCTAGGATTATGCTACTCATACCCATGTCAGACTCAGTATCGTGACATAGTGATGGCAGTGACTAAAGAGCTGGCAGTATTGGATGCGATTGATGAAGTTGAATGTGAAATTGACTTCCAACCTGACACGGTTTCAGCTATCAGCGCAGTTGAACCATTACCAAACATCAAGCAGGTTATCGCAGTTGCCTCAGGTAAAGGCGGTGTGGGTAAATCTACGACGGCAGTCAACCTTGCATTAGCACTCGCCGCAGAAGGCGCCAGTGTTGGTATTTTGGATGCCGATATCTATGGCCCATCAATTCCAATGATGTTAGGTGTTGAAGATTTCAAGCCAGTTTCACCAGATGGCAAAATTATGACATTTGCACCAGCCCATGGTATTGCCGCGCAGTCTATAGGCTTTATGCTAGATGGCGATCAAGCCGCGGTATGGCGTGGTCCTATGGCGGCGGGAGCACTGGTGCAATTGCTAACTGAAACCGAGTGGCCAGAACTGGATTACTTGGTTATCGACATGCCACCTGGAACCGGTGATATCCAATTGACACTTTCTCAAAAAGTGCCTGTGAGTGGTGCTGTTATCGTCACTACGCCTCAAGATATTGCATTGGCTGACGCAAAGAAAGGCGTCAACATGTTCCAAAAAGTGAACATCCCAGTATTAGGCATCGTGGAAAACATGAGTTTCCACCTATGTCCAGAATGCGGTCATAAAGACCACCCATTCGGCGCTGAAGGTGGTCAGAAAATGGCGACTCGCTATAATGTCCCATTACTAGGTCAGTTACCACTACAGCTTAATATTCGTGAAGATGTCGATAAGGGTGTACCAACAGTTGTGGCTGATGAGGCAAGCCAAGTTGCAGGTATTTATCGTGAAATCGCGAGAAAAGTTGGGGCTCAGCTTGCACTATGTCAAGCACAGCCAAAAGTATCAATCAGCATGTCTGATGACGAATAA